The following proteins are co-located in the Imtechella halotolerans genome:
- a CDS encoding DUF58 domain-containing protein has product MNLQQELHNISTINHLELLAKKVVEGFISGMHKSPFHGFSSEFSEHKIYNSGESTKHIDWKLFARTDKLYTKRYEEETNMRCHIILDNSSSMYYPLKQPNNINNLSKIGFSAFSAAALMQLLKKQRDAIGMSVYAETYEFYAPEKGSERHHHMLLNKLESIINASPPQQQHTHTYTFLHQIAENLHRRSLVILFTDMLQTETEENKLFEALRHLTYNKHEVVLFHVLDHTTEVNFNFDNRPKRFIDLETDEYVNIFAGNVQQNYTEQIKAYLDTIRMKCLQYKIKYVTADITKDIEKILLTYLIERQKFK; this is encoded by the coding sequence ATGAACCTTCAACAAGAACTTCATAATATAAGCACCATAAACCATCTGGAACTTCTAGCTAAGAAAGTAGTAGAAGGTTTTATAAGCGGAATGCATAAGAGCCCATTTCATGGTTTTTCATCTGAGTTTTCGGAACACAAAATTTACAATTCTGGGGAAAGCACCAAGCATATTGATTGGAAATTATTTGCGAGGACTGATAAACTATACACCAAAAGGTACGAGGAAGAAACGAATATGCGTTGTCATATCATACTGGACAATTCATCTTCCATGTATTACCCTTTAAAACAACCCAATAACATAAACAACCTTTCTAAGATTGGTTTTTCCGCATTTAGCGCAGCAGCACTAATGCAGTTACTAAAAAAACAAAGGGATGCAATTGGCATGAGCGTTTATGCTGAAACATATGAATTTTATGCTCCAGAAAAAGGAAGTGAGCGTCATCACCACATGCTCTTAAATAAATTGGAAAGCATTATTAATGCCTCTCCTCCTCAACAGCAACATACACATACCTACACCTTTCTGCATCAAATAGCTGAAAACTTACACCGTCGTAGTTTAGTTATCCTTTTTACAGATATGTTACAGACAGAAACAGAAGAAAACAAACTATTTGAAGCTTTAAGACACCTTACTTACAATAAGCACGAAGTCGTCCTTTTTCATGTTTTAGACCATACAACTGAAGTGAATTTTAATTTTGATAATCGTCCAAAGAGATTTATTGATCTCGAAACCGATGAATATGTAAATATTTTTGCAGGAAACGTGCAACAAAACTACACCGAACAAATAAAAGCTTACTTGGATACCATTCGAATGAAATGCCTTCAATACAAAATAAAGTATGTAACTGCTGATATCACAAAAGATATTGAAAAAATTTTACTCACCTATTTAATTGAAAGGCAAAAGTTTAAATAA